One Acidobacteriota bacterium genomic window, GCACGAGCGTTTCTCCGGCTACTCAAAACTCACAACTCGCAACTCACAACTACTCCCGATACGTCGCCGTCGTCACGTCCGTCTCCCACACGGTGACTTCCTTCACCCGCACGCGGTCGTTGCTCGCCGAGATCACCTTCTTGTTGGTCTCCACGTAGAAATAGCGTGCCAGGTTCTCGGCCGACGGATTCAGCGTGGTGAAGGGCTCCACGTCGTTCATCATCTGGTGGTCGAGCCGCTCGATGGTCTCTTTCATCACGTCTTTGAGGTCCTTGAAGTCGAGCAGCAGGCCGGCATGGTCGAGGCGATCGCCGGCGAGCGTCACGCGGATCTTGTAGTTGTGGCCGTGCGGGTTCTCGCACTTGCCTTTGTAATTGCGCAAGTAGTGTCCGGCCGCGAAACTTCGCTCTACAGTGACTTCGAACATGGGTTTGTAATCTTCTATTGTAAAGCCCAAGAGCTTGAACCACGAAGGAGCAGAAGGACTTCAGCGCACGCCGAAGAACTCTTCCACCTTCGCGATGTCCGTCGTAGTGGTGTACTTCGGCAGGCTATCGAGGAAGACCCGGCCGTACTGCTTCTTGATGATGCGGTTGTCGAGCAGCGCGAGCAGTCCGCGGTCGTGCAATGAGCGGATGAGGCGGCCGAATCCCTGCTTCAGCGTGATCACCGCCGCCGGCACCTGGTATTGGAAGAAAGCGTTGCCGCCATCCGCGTTGATGGCGTTGATGCGCGCCGCGACCACCGGGTCGTTCGGTACCGCGAACGGCAGCCGGTCGATGATGACCGCGGACAACTGCTCGCCCTGCACGTCCACGCCCTGCCAGAACGACGCGGTGGCGAAGAGCACCGCGTTCGGCGTCGATCGAAACTCATCGAGCAGGGCCGACTTCGGCGCCGTCCCCTGCAACAGCATGGGATACTCCAGCTCGCCGAGCAGGCGGTCGTGCACTTCGTTCATCTGCGCGTAGCTGGTGAACAGGACGAAGGCGCGCCCGCGCGTGATCTCGAGCAGCTTGCGGATGCGGTCAGCGGCGCGCGCGGTGAACTGCGGCGTGCGCGGGTCGGGCAGGTCGGGCGGCACGTAGAGCACCGCCTGGCTCTCGTAGTCGAAGTGCGATGGCACCACCAGCGTGCGCGCGTGCTCCAATCCCAGGCGCGACGAGATGTACTCGAAGTTTCCCGAGACCGCGAGCGTAGCGGAGGTGAGCACGGCGGTCTCGAGCATCTCGAAAAGCGTCTGCCGCAGGATCTGCGAGACGTCGATGGGCGTGGCGGTGATGAAGACGTTGCCACCGGTGCGGTCTTTTCTGCGCGGGCCGCCGTCGCCGAACGAACGCCGTTCGATCCAGAAGACGGTGTTGCGGTCTTGCGACTCCATCACGAACCCGAGCGCGACCTTCAACTCCTCGCAGCGCCGGATGAGGTTGAAGACCTCTTCCGGTTTTTCCGGCAGGCCGCTGAGCTCGTGCGCGAGGCGTCCGGTGGCGTTGGCGAGGCCGAGGTATTCGTCACCATTCTCTTCCAGGAACTCGCGGCGGTTGTCGAAAGAAAAGCGTCCGTCGCCGGGAGGCAGCAGCGAGAAGAAGAACTGCGAGCGGTCGCGCAAGCGGACGATGGCCGTGCTGATCGAGGCGGAGAGCATCTGCTTCTGGCGCAGCGTGTTCTCGATGTCGCGCGCCAGTTCCGCGAACCGCAGGTTCGAGACCGAGACGCCGAAGTACGCGCCGGCAACGTCTTCGAGCTCGTGCGCTTCATCGAAGATGACAGCGCCGGCATCGGGCAGGATGCCCGCATCGGGCGCGCCCTCGGCCGCGCGCTTGATCGCGAGATCGGCGAAGAAAAGATGATGATTCACGATGATGATGTCGCTTTCGCTAGCCTTGCGCCGCATCTCGGTGATGAAGCAGCGTTCCCATTGCTGGCACTTCTGTCCGGTGCAGGCGTCGGTGCGCGCGTCGAGCTTGCCCCACACCGGCGAGTTCTCGGGCAGCGCGGCAAGTTCGGCGCGGTCGCCGGTCGCGGTGGTCTTCTCCCAGTCACGGATGATGCGGAAGTGCTCCACCTCATTCAGCCCGCTCAGGATGGGTGAGTCCTCGAGGTCGTAGACCTTTTGCCGGCAGAGATAATTGTTGCGCCCCTTCATGTAGCAGACGCGCAGCTTGCCGGTGATGCCTTCGAGGAAGGGAATGTCTTTCTGGTAGAGCTGCTCTTGCAGGTTCTTGGTTCCGGTGGAGATGATGACGCGCTTGCCGCTGCGGATAACGGGGACGAGATAGGCGAGCGTCTTGCCCGTCCCCGTACCCGCTTCGACGATGAGGTGGCGCTTGTCGGTGAGCGCTTTCTCCACCTCTTCGGCCATCTGGAGCTGCCCGCGCCGGAATTCGTATTGCTGATGCGAGCGCGAGAGCACGCCGTTAGGGCCGAAGAATCCGTAGAGCGAGCCGAGATGCGGCGCCGCCGCGGCGGCCGTGGGTTCGTGATTGGGCATGAAGAGTCTCTATAATACTTTCTTCTGCTTGCAGCACCTTTCTTTACGTTCCATGCCGCCCACCGCTAACTCGAACCTGCCCTTTGTCGCCATCGTCGGACGCCCCAACGTGGGAAAATCCACGTTGTTCAATCGCATCGTGGGCTCGCGGCGCGCCATCGTGGGAGACGAGCCCGGCATCACGCGCGACCGTCTCTACGCCCAGGCGGACTGGAACGGACGCGACTTCCGCGTGATCGATACCGGCGGCATCGTGCCCGACGACAAGGAGCTGATCCCCGCCGAGATCTTCCGGCACGCCAAGATGGCGCTCGACGAAGCCGCGGCCATCATCATGGTCGTCGACCTGCGCACCGAGCTGGCCGCACCCGACATCGAGCTCGCGCGCCTGCTCATCCGCATGGGCAAGCCGCTCTTCCTCGCCGTCAATAAAGTGGACGATCCCAAGCTCGAGCCCGAAGCGGAGAACTTCCGCCGTCTCGGCATCCGCAACGTCTTCCCCATCACCGCCGAGCACGGCACCGGCGTGGCTGAGCTGCTGGACGCGATCTTGGATGTCCTGCCACCACCAGAAGAGGAGCCGGTCACAGAGACTGAGCTTGACCCGTCTTTGGATAAATCCTCTTCCGAACCCCCGACCTCCGACGCCGAGATCAAGGTCGCGATCATCGGACGTCCCAACGTGGGCAAGTCCACTTTGCTGAACGCGCTGACCGGCGTGGACCGCGCCATCGTCTCGCCCATCCCCGGCACCACGCGGGACGCGGTGGACGAGCTCGTGATCCGCGACGAGCAGCGCTTCCGCTTCATCGATACCGCCGGCATTCGCCGCAAAGGCAAGACGCACCTGATGGCGGAAAAACTTTCCGTCGTGATGGCGCGCAAGCACTTGGAAGCTGCCGACGTCGCGTTGCTCATCGTGGACGCTACCGAAGGCGTGGAGAACGCCGAGCAGACCATCGGCGGTTACGCGCACGAGAGCGGCCGCTCCGTCATCGTGGTGGTGAACAAGTGGGACCTCGTCGGCCCGGGCGCCGATGGCAAACGTGCCGACGGCAAGCCGCCCGCCGACCGCGCCATCTATGAGCAGCAGGTGCGCGCGCATCTCAAGTTCCTGCCCTACGCGCCCGTGCTCTTCGTCTCTGCTCGCGAGAACAAAGGCGTAGAGCGCATCTATTCCACGCTCGCAGAAGTGGCGCGCGAGCGCTACAAGCGCATCGGAACGGGAGCGATGAACCGCTTCCTCGAGAAGGTGGACTTCGAGCGCGCCTCGGTGCCGTACAACCGCCGCGTGAAGATCTATTACATGACGCAGGTCGCAGTGGCGCCGCCCGCCTTCCTGCTCTTCACGAACAAGGAAATGAAGCTGCACTTCTCGTATGAGCGCTATATCGAGAATCGCATCCGTGAAGCCTTTGGGTTCGTAGGGACGCCGATACGCATCCGCGTGCGCGCGCGCGAGAAGCGCGAGTTCATCCCCAAACCCAAGCCGAAAAAGAAGAAGCGGCAATAGGCCGCTTCGCCACCGACGTTGTCAGGGCCGAACCGCAACTTCCGCCGCGACGGCGGCCATCTCACGAGGGAGGTTTTCACCATGAGACGCTCACCACGCCTGTTCATCGCTGCCGGCATCCTTATTGTTTCGCTGATCGGGTACTACATGAAACGCGAGGTGAACCCGGTCACCGGCGAGACCCAGCACATCTCGCTGACCGCTGACCAGGAAGTCGCGCTCGGCTTGCAGTCGGCGCCGGAGATGGCCGCGCAATTCGGCGGCGAGGATCCGGACCCGGCCGCGCAAGCGATGGTGCAGCGCGTGGGCGCGCAGGTGGTGCGCAATAGCGCTGCGCACGGAGCGCCGTACGAGTTTCACTTCACCTTGCTGCGCGATCCGGAGACGGTGAATGCCTTCGCGTTGCCCGGCGGTCCGGTGTTCATCACGCGCGGACTGTTCAAGCGTTTGGAGAACGAGGCGCAACTTGCGGGCGTGCTCGGCCATGAGGCGGGCCATGTGGTCGGCCGGCACGCCGCCGAGCACATCGCCAAGAACCAACTCGCGCAGGGCGTGGTGGGCGCGGTTGCCGTGGGCGCGTCCGACGACCAGGGCCACGGACGCAGCGCCGCGATGCTCGCCGCTTTCGCCGCACAGATGGCGCAGCTCAAGTACGGCCGCAACGACGAGCTCGAAGCCGACAGACTGGGCGTGAGGTTCATGTCGCAGGCCGGCTACGATCCGCGCGCGATGCTGCGCGTGATGCAGATCCTCGAGCAAAGCAGTAAGGGCGGCCGCCAGCCCGAGTTCATGAGCACGCATCCGGATCCTGGGAATCGCCAGGTGATGATCAAGGCAGAGATCGAGAAGCTCTATCCCCAGGGCGTGCCCTCGAACCTTACGCTGAACGGCGGGAAGCTCAAGGGCGGGGCCACGCCAGAGCAATGAGCAAGCACACCAGCTTCTGGAATCGAATCAGAGCTTCGGGAAAGTCGTGATCGAGATCGAGATCTAAGCGGGCGCGGGGCCAGGTTCAGGCGAGAGCACTGGTGGCGCGACCGGCGCGACGGGTGCGGCTGCCTCGGGATACATCACCAGCTCCATGGGCCGGAACCTGCGTGCGAAGAACTGGATGGCGTAAGCCTGGAAGAACGTCGCGGCGGGCACGGCGAGCAGTCCCATCAGGAAGAACAACACGACGAGCGCCACCAGTCCGACCACGACGGCGAACGCGATGGCCAACGCGGTGCTCGCAGAGTGCAATCCGGCGACGAGCAGCGCGATCACGATGCCGGCGGGCAGCGCGATGAAGACCAGCAGGAGCAACATCACCATCATCATCGCGAATCCCGCGCCGATCCCGAGCACGATCTTCATCCCGATATAGGCGAGGTAAGAGAGCGGGTCGGCGGCGATCATCCGGCGCAACGTGCCCCAACCATCCATCGCACCCACGCCATCGAACGCCATGATGGGGATCACGAAATCCTTGGTCAGGACGAAGACCAGCGCCGCCGCCACCAGCGCTGCGATCCCGATGAGCGCGCCGATGACGATGAGCAGGATGCCGCCGGCTCCGGCCGCACCTTTCATCATCGCCATGCCGCCCACGATGAGCAACACGATCAGTCCGCCGCACGCGACCACCACCAGCAGGAAGCCGAGCGACCACCAGAAGAAGCGGGTGCCATGCGCTTGCCAGCGTTCAAAGCCCTCGCGTAAGCGGTAGCGCCCGGTGAGGATGGCGTCGAACTGCACGAAGCGAAAGACGCAGCCTAAGTACATGAAGATGATGCCTACGATCAGGACCGCCACCACCGCCCCGGCGATCACTCCCGGGGCGATCCCGCTGAAGGGACTCGCTGCGGCGAGAAAGTCGTGTCCGCTCTTGCTTCGCGTGTTCCAGTCGGTCGGGATATTGAAGTTGCCGCCGGAGACCTCGCCGGTCATGAACGCCAGGAACGCCATCCGCCACCAGAATGCCCAGCGAAAGGGGCGGATCAGCAAGTCCAGCGCGCGCGTCCAGGCGGGCGTGATCGCGTCGATCGCGTTGAGTGGGGCTGCCATGGCAGGAGTGTTCGGTTGAAATTACTGCCGCTGCGGCGCGGAGTCCAGAGATTTTCCTGGCGGGGGACGGCGGGAGTCCCCGGTCGCCCTCGCTAGCCAGCGACCGAAGGACTTGCGACCGGCGCAGTTGAGCCAGCCAGCCACGCCTCGCACGCCGCCAGCGCGCGTTCACACTGGATGCGGTGGCGCTCACGCTTGTCGCGCACCTTGCGCCGCGTCTCTTCGTCGAGGGCTGGCAGCAGGTCGAAGGTGATGTTGGCCGGCTGGAATCCCTTCGCCGACGCGTGCGTGATGTAGTGGACGAGCGAACCGAGCGCGGTCTCGCGCGGCGGTGCGGCAGGTTCCTCGCCCGTGAGTAAGGCCGCCGCGTTCATCCCCGCGAGCAAGCCGGCGGCGATCGATTCGGTGTAGCCCTCCACCCCGCAGATCTGTCCGGCGAAGAGCACGCGGGGATGGGCGCGCATCGCGAGCGTCGCGGTCAGCAGCGTGGGCGCGTTGATATAAGTGTTGCGATGGATCTGGCCGTAGCGCAAGAATCTCGCGCTCTCGAGCCCGGGGATGAGCCGCAGCACGCGCGCTTGCTCGCCATACTTCAAATGGTTTTGGAAGCCGACGAGGTTGTAGGAGTCCGCGCGCAGGTTCTCCTGGCGCAGCTGGACGACGGCGTAGGCTTGCCGGCCGGTGCGCGGATCGCAGAGTCCCACCGGCTTCATCGGACCAAAGCGCAGTGTGTCGCGGCCGCGGCGCGCGATCTCTTCGATGGGGAGACAGGACTCGAAGTAGTTCAGGCGCTCCCAATCTTTTTCTTCGACCGCTTGCGCGGCGACGAGCGCGTCGTAGAAACGGTCATACTCGTCCTTGGTGAACGGGCAGTTGATGTAGTCGGCGGTACCCTTGCCGTAGCGCGCGGCGAGATAGACGCGCGACATGTCGATGGACTCGGCCTCGACGATGGGCGAGATGGAGTCGTAGAAATAAAGATGCTGGCTGCCCGAGAGGCGCGCGATCTCCTGCGCGAGGGCGTCGGAGGTGAGCGGGCCGGTGGCGACGATGGTGATGCCGCCGCCTTCGGTTTCGTCAATGCGCGTGACCTCTGCGCGCAATATCTTGATGAGCGGCTCGCGGCTGATGGCTTCCGTCACCCGCGCGGCAAAGACCTCGCGGTCCACAGCGAGCGCGTGTCCGGCTGGGACAGCCGTGGCGCGCGCGATCTCGAGCAGTAGCGACCCGGCGCGGCGCATCTCCTGCTTCAGCAGCCAGGGCGCGGTGTTCTCGCTCTCACTTTTCAGTGAGTTCGAGCAGACCAGCTCGGCGAAGTTGTCTGTCTGGTGTGCCGGCGTCTGCCGCACGGGACGCATCTCGCACAACTCCACCGCCACGCCCCGGCGCGCAAGCTGCCACGCGGCTTCGCAGCCGGCGAGGCCGGCGCCGATGATGCGGACGCGCGTCACTTGGCTTCCATCCGCGCTCATCATTCTTCCGCCAGCTTCCTCATCGGGTCTCCGATGATGCGCACCGTCAACCAATCTTTCTGCAGCTCCGCGCCGAGCGACTCGTAGAAATCGATGGCCGGCTGGTTCCAATCGAGCACTACCCACTTCATGCCGTAGCACTGCTTCTTCACCGCGATGTGCGCCAGCTCGCGCAGCAGCGCTTTGCCAACACCCTTGCCCCGGACCTCCGGCCGTACGAACAGGTCTTCGAGGTAGAGTCCCCAGCGCCCGAGCCAGGTCGAGTAATTGAAAAAATAGAGCGCGAAGCCGGAGGGCTTGCCCTCCCACTCGGCGATCACGCACCAGAACTTCGGCGGGGCGCCGAGAGCGGGGAAGCCGTCGCGCAGAATGTCTTCTTTGCTGACGATGGCTTGCTCGGGCGCGCGCTCGTATTCCGCCAGCTCGCGGATGAACTCGACGATGAGCGCGGCGTCTTTCGCGGTGGCGGGGCGGATGGTCAGCATGGCTGTAGGAATGCGTGCAGGGTGGATGTCAGGTTTGATTATACGAGGCGCATCGGCGCGCTGGAGGGTTGCGAAGAGTCACAGGATCACGCGCTCGTCGCCCACGCGCTTGGTCACGCGCTCGCGGTCCAGCCACTCCAGTAGCGGGATGGCGTACTTGCGCGAGACGCCGGTAAGGTCCTTGAACTTCGCCACATCGATCTTCTGCGCATCCTTCTTATAGGCGGCGATCTGGTCGCGCAGCCCGGCGAGCGCCGCCTGGTGGAAGACCAGGTCGTCGCCCAGCTTCACCAGCACCTTATCGCGCAGCAGCAGCGTGACGATCTTCTGCGCGCGCGTCTTGTCGAGTTTCACGCCGGCGAGCACGTCTTTGAGCGCGGGAACCTTCAACCCCGCGCTCGCGAACGCCTGCTCGATCACGCGCTTCGATTCCGATTCCTCATCCTTCATAGTGACGCCGCCGCCCGCGGCCCGCACCTGCTCGCCGGCAACCTCGATCGCGCCCTGCCGGGCGAGCGCGCGCAGCACGCCCTCGAAGACTTCTGCCGGTATGCCGAGCCGTGTGCGCAGGTCTTCTTTGTTCATCCCCGCGACCAGCGGGTTCTTGCTGTGGAAGTCGGTGATGCCGTTCTGCACCAGCTTGCGCGCCTCGGCGTAGGCCGGGGTATCCACTAGGTGCGTGCCATGTTTCACGATGCGGTGGACCGCATTGAGCGCAGACACAACGGCGGTGGTGCGCTCGGCCGTCCATCCCGTCTCGGCCATCAGCTCGCGCAGCGTGAGCCCTTGGACGCCGCGGCGGGCCAGGCGTGCCACCACGATGTCTTCGGGCGCTCCGTTCGCGAGCGTGGCCAAAAATGCTTTGCGCTGCTCCGCCGATATCTTTTTTCGCTGTTTGCGCGAATCAGCGAGCGGGTCAGCATCGAGCACCACGCCGCCGCCGATGGTCACCACCGGCGAGAACTGTCGCAGGATGAAGCGGTCGCCGGGCAGCAGCAGTGTGGGCTCAGCGAGTTGAAGACGCGCGAAGCCGGTCGTGCCCGGCGCGAGCTGCTTTTCGTCGTCGATCAAGAGCGCGACGTCGGCGATGGTCTCCGCGGTGTAGGCGTGGAAGTGGACGCGGGCGCGGTCCTTCAGCGGCTTGGCCGACTTGAGCAGCGCTAGCTCGACATCCAGGTGTTTGGTCGCGTGGAGCACTCCCGGCGGCGCCAGTGGCGCCAGTATCATGCCGCGCGCGAGTTCGGATTTCTCGATGCCGGCGAGGTTGAGCGCCGTCCGCTGGCCGGCGCTGGCTTGCTCGGCTGCCGCGCCGTGCACCTGCACGCCGCGTACGCGACGCCTCTTCCCGCCGGGAAAGACTTCGACCTCATCTTCCTTCTTTACCGAACCACTGATCAGGGTGCCGGTGACGACCGTCCCATGGCCCTTCATCGTAAAAACGCGATCGATGGGAAGACGAAAGACCGCGCTCGCGTCGCGCGCCGGGACTTCGGCGGCCACCCGCGCCAGCTCGCGCTTGAGTTCGCTGAGCCCGGTCGCTTTGAGCGACGATACCGGGACGATGGGCGCGCCCTCGAGGAACGACCCACGCAGGAAATCTTCGACCTCGAGCCGGACGACGTCGAGGGTCTCGCGGTCCACGAGGTCGGACTTGGTGAGCGCGACCAGGCCACGCTTCACCGCGAGCAGGCGCGCGATGTCGAAGTGCTCGCGCGTCTGTGGTTTGATGCCCTCGTCGGCGGCGATGACGAGCAGCACCAGGTCGATGCCGCCCACGCCCGCCAGCATGTTGCGCACGAACTTCTCGTGCCCGGGAACGTCGATGAACCCGATCCTTATTTTGGGTGGGCCTTCGAGTTCGAGGTGGGCGAAGCCGATGTCGATGGTGATGCCGCGGCGTTTCTCCTCGGCCAGGCGGTCGGCGTCGATGCCGGTCAGCGCTTTGACCAGCGCAGTCTTCCCATGATCGATGTGTCCGGCGGTGCCGAGAATGACGGATCTCACGCTCACGGGATGCAGTCTACAATCCATGAGCATGGAACGCGACCGCCGTCCGCTCTACTTCTGGCTGCTCTTCGCCGTGGCAGATGCGCTGATCTCCACCTACTACTGGCCGCGAGTGCCGGAAATGATGGCGCAGCACTTCGATGGCGCAGGACATCCCAACGGCTGGGCCACGAAATCCGGCTTCTTCATCTTTATGGGAATGCTGATCGCCGGCCTGGGCGTGGTCTTCTTCGGACTGCCGAAGCTGCTGCGCAAGCTGCCCTTCGCGCTCGTCAATATCCCGTACAAGAGCTACTGGGAAGCCACGCCGGAGCGGCAGAAGCGGGCGTGGGACATGACCGAACAGCAGATGAACTGGTTCGCGGTCGCCCTCAACGCGCTGCTCACCTTCACGCTGTACCTCACGCTCGCCGCTAACCTGCGCCCCGGCCGCAGGCTCGACAGCCCTACGCTCATCGCCGCGCTGATCGCTTTCGTCGGCTTCACGGTGGGATGGATGGTCTTGTTCATCCGCCGGTTCAAGCCGCCGGAAACGCCGGAAACGCCGGAGACGCCGTAAACGGGTGAGCCGGGAGCGAGCGCTGGACCGCGCGAGCGCAGGGCGAGGGGTGACGCAGCCAAGCTGAGCCCGGCCGGGCGTAGGCGAGGAGCGTTGCGGCGCCCCTTGAAATGAAGAACCCGGCTCGCTGGTTGGCGGCGCCGGGTCAAGCCTGCACTGCATGTTTCAGGACAGGTACTGCGTTACTTGAAGAGTCTGATGCAGGTGTGCTGCCGCGGGGTTGGAGTTCGAGCCCACTCCAGCCGGCCTTGCTTCTTTGCAGAAGCGATGGCTAACTCATTATTTCGCTTTACTTTCGCCCCGTGATCCGTTACTCTCGTCTCGTCCGTCCCACGCCGGAACGTCACCGCTCCTTCTCATCTTGCCGGATGTTGACCACCTCGCCATATTTCTCGCTCGCCATGCCGCTTCGATGGGTTTGGATCACGCCGAGACCCGACCGAGATCGAAGCGAGATCTGGACCGAGACCAGGCCGGGATCTGGAGCGGGATCAACTACCCCTAAGCTCATGAAAACATTAGCAGAAGACGGTTGGGCGCTCCTAGGGGGGAGGGAACACCATCCGGCGGTTTACCTTTCGGTAAATCTCCTGCGATAGCGATGCTCGCCGCGGTCGAGCGCGAGCTTGCCGCCCGTGCGAAAATAAGACTTCCCCATATGCCTACCACGCCCGCCGCCGCCGTCGCCATCACCCCCGAAGTCGTCGCCGAGCATGGCATCACGCCCGACGAATACAAGAAGGTCCTGAAGTGGCTCGGCCGGGAGCCTTCGCTCACCGAGCTGGGCATCTTCAGCGTGATGTGGAGTGAGCACTGCTCGTATAAATCGTCGCGCATCTACCTGAAGCGCCTGCCCACGCGCTCGAAGCTGGTAGTGCAGGGACCGGGCGAGAACGCTGGCATCATCGACATCGGCGAGGGCTGGGCGTGTGCCTTCAAGATCGAGTCGCACAACCATCCTTCGTTCATCGAGCCATTCCAGGGCGCGGCGACGGGCGTGGGCGGCATCCTGCGCGACATCTTTACCATGGGCGCGCGGCCCATCGCGGTCATGGACTCGCTGCGCTTCGGGCCGATCGTTGCTTCGGCGCGCAGCGCAGCTGCGCAGAAACGCCCGGGCATCGACCACGCCACATTGCACAAGAATCATGCGCTGCTAGAAGGCGTGGTCAGCGGCATCGCGCACTACGGTAACTGCTTTGGCGTCCCCAACCTCGGCGGCGAGACGAAATTCGAAGACTGCTACTCGCAGAACCCGCTGGTGAACGCGTTCGCGCTCGGGATCGTGCGGCGCGACCAGATCTTTTACGCCAAGGCCGCCGGCGTGGGGAACCCGGTGATCTACGTGGGAGCGAAGACCGGGCGCGACGGCATTCACGGCGCCACCATGGCGTCGGAAGAATTCAGCGAAGGGTCACAGGCGAAGCGTCCGAACGTCCAGGTGGGCGACCCGTTCCTGGAAAAACTTCTGCTCGAGGCGTGCCTCGAAGCCATGCACTCCGGCGCGGTCGTCGGCATACAAGATATGGGCGCCGCCGGCCTTACCTGTTCGACCTGTGAGATGGGCGGGCGCGGCAACGTTGGCCTGGAGATCGAACTCGATAAAGTCCCGCAGCGCGAGACGGGGATGAACGCCTACGAGATCATGCTCTCGGAATCGCAGGAGCGCATGCTGCTCGTCGCCGACAAGGGCCGCGAGCAGGAAGTGCTCGACATCTTTGCGAAGTGGGGCCTCGATGCCGTCAAGATCGGCCATGTGATCTCCGACCCGAAGATGCGCGTCTTCGAGCACGGCCAGCTGGTTGCCGAGATCCCCAACGCCGCGCTCACCGACGATGCTCCTGTCTACCAGCGTCCGCTGGAGCGGATGGATGCTGTCCCGAAGTTTCCGCGCGAGATGCCCGCGGCGATCGACCTCAGCGCCGAACGCGACCTCGGCGCGGACCTGAAGAGCATGCTCGCCGCGCCGAACATCTGCTCCAAGCGGCGCATCCACCAGCAGTATGACTCGATGGTACAGACCAACACGGTGGAAGGTCCCGGACTCGAAGCCGGGGTGGTCCGCATCAAGGGAACGAACCGCGCGCTCGCCATGGCGCTCGATGGCAACGGACGCTGGTGCTACCTCGATCCTAAGCTGGGCGCGATGCACGCCGTGGCCGAGGCCGCGCGCAACGTGGCGTGCACCGGGGCGCGTCCCGTGGCCGCCACCAACTGCCTGAACTTCGGCAGTCCGGAGAAACCGGGGACGATGTGGCAGTTCGCGCAGGTGATCGACGGCATCACGCGGGCCTGCGAAGAACTGGAAACACCGATCACCGGTGGCAACGTGAGTTTCTACAACGAGACGCTCGGCGAAGGTATTTGGCCAACGCCCGTGATCGGCGTGGTCGGCATCCTCGACGATGTGCACCGCGCGACGCCTTCCCACTTCCGGGAATCTGGGCGTGCCATTCTGCTGCTGCGCGGCTCCGAGGCGGGCGACGCGACCGATGTGGAGCAGGAATTCGGCTCCAGCGAATACGCCAAGCAGGTGCTGGGCGCGATCTGGGGATTCCCGCCGGCGCTCGAGATCGAGCGCGAGCACGGGTTGCAGCGCGCCATCGTAAGACTCATTCGCGATGGCCTGATCGAGAGCGCGCACGACTGTTCCGACGGTGGGTTAGCCGTAACGCTCGCCGAGGCCAGCTTTGGGAGCGACGTTGGAGCGGCAGTGGACCTGACTGGTAACCGGCTGCCACCGGCGGCGGTGCTCTACGGCGAAGACGCCAGCCGCATCGTGATTTCTTGCGACGAAAAGAACGTCGAGACCATCCAAAATACTGCGCTAGAATATGGCGTAGCAGCGGACCTCCTCGGCCACACGGCAACCGAACAATTCAGCATCACCGTAGACGGCCAGCCAGTCGTGAGGGCGAAGGTGTCGGAACTGAAGGCTATTTGGGAGTCCGCGCTGGACCGGGCGCTGCACGCGGGAACGGAAGAGCACCTGGTGCCAGACGTGTTGCAGAAGAGCTGAGGCGTCATGAAGGTTCGCGACGTCATCAAGCTCGTCGAGCAGGATGGTTGGAGAGTGGCAAGGACGAGGGGAAGTCATCGGCAATATGTTCACCCCTCGAAGGGTGGGGTGGTGACGGTCGCAGGCCACCCGTCACAGGATCTGCATCCGAAAACGTACGGGACGATACTTCGGCAGGCGGGACTCAAAAAACAATGAGATACGCAGTCATTTATCACAAGACGCGGAGTGGTTAC contains:
- the der gene encoding ribosome biogenesis GTPase Der; its protein translation is MPPTANSNLPFVAIVGRPNVGKSTLFNRIVGSRRAIVGDEPGITRDRLYAQADWNGRDFRVIDTGGIVPDDKELIPAEIFRHAKMALDEAAAIIMVVDLRTELAAPDIELARLLIRMGKPLFLAVNKVDDPKLEPEAENFRRLGIRNVFPITAEHGTGVAELLDAILDVLPPPEEEPVTETELDPSLDKSSSEPPTSDAEIKVAIIGRPNVGKSTLLNALTGVDRAIVSPIPGTTRDAVDELVIRDEQRFRFIDTAGIRRKGKTHLMAEKLSVVMARKHLEAADVALLIVDATEGVENAEQTIGGYAHESGRSVIVVVNKWDLVGPGADGKRADGKPPADRAIYEQQVRAHLKFLPYAPVLFVSARENKGVERIYSTLAEVARERYKRIGTGAMNRFLEKVDFERASVPYNRRVKIYYMTQVAVAPPAFLLFTNKEMKLHFSYERYIENRIREAFGFVGTPIRIRVRAREKREFIPKPKPKKKKRQ
- a CDS encoding ATP-dependent DNA helicase; this translates as MPNHEPTAAAAAPHLGSLYGFFGPNGVLSRSHQQYEFRRGQLQMAEEVEKALTDKRHLIVEAGTGTGKTLAYLVPVIRSGKRVIISTGTKNLQEQLYQKDIPFLEGITGKLRVCYMKGRNNYLCRQKVYDLEDSPILSGLNEVEHFRIIRDWEKTTATGDRAELAALPENSPVWGKLDARTDACTGQKCQQWERCFITEMRRKASESDIIIVNHHLFFADLAIKRAAEGAPDAGILPDAGAVIFDEAHELEDVAGAYFGVSVSNLRFAELARDIENTLRQKQMLSASISTAIVRLRDRSQFFFSLLPPGDGRFSFDNRREFLEENGDEYLGLANATGRLAHELSGLPEKPEEVFNLIRRCEELKVALGFVMESQDRNTVFWIERRSFGDGGPRRKDRTGGNVFITATPIDVSQILRQTLFEMLETAVLTSATLAVSGNFEYISSRLGLEHARTLVVPSHFDYESQAVLYVPPDLPDPRTPQFTARAADRIRKLLEITRGRAFVLFTSYAQMNEVHDRLLGELEYPMLLQGTAPKSALLDEFRSTPNAVLFATASFWQGVDVQGEQLSAVIIDRLPFAVPNDPVVAARINAINADGGNAFFQYQVPAAVITLKQGFGRLIRSLHDRGLLALLDNRIIKKQYGRVFLDSLPKYTTTTDIAKVEEFFGVR
- a CDS encoding M48 family metallopeptidase; translated protein: MRRSPRLFIAAGILIVSLIGYYMKREVNPVTGETQHISLTADQEVALGLQSAPEMAAQFGGEDPDPAAQAMVQRVGAQVVRNSAAHGAPYEFHFTLLRDPETVNAFALPGGPVFITRGLFKRLENEAQLAGVLGHEAGHVVGRHAAEHIAKNQLAQGVVGAVAVGASDDQGHGRSAAMLAAFAAQMAQLKYGRNDELEADRLGVRFMSQAGYDPRAMLRVMQILEQSSKGGRQPEFMSTHPDPGNRQVMIKAEIEKLYPQGVPSNLTLNGGKLKGGATPEQ
- the queD gene encoding 6-carboxytetrahydropterin synthase QueD — encoded protein: MFEVTVERSFAAGHYLRNYKGKCENPHGHNYKIRVTLAGDRLDHAGLLLDFKDLKDVMKETIERLDHQMMNDVEPFTTLNPSAENLARYFYVETNKKVISASNDRVRVKEVTVWETDVTTATYRE